In Erigeron canadensis isolate Cc75 chromosome 8, C_canadensis_v1, whole genome shotgun sequence, the DNA window TGTACTATGATGATGAAACTCGTTACTAACTCACCTGGCCACAACTATCCTcctcatttatatttattaaacttaCTATGTACTATAACTAGACAATAAAACAAGCAATAGGAATGAACCACAATTTTGACTCCTTTCACTTGTATGTCATACGACATTTTCAAAGAACAACAAAACCAACCaactttttctcttttaaatTAGACTACTAAAACaacatctttttattattatatacatataggtacttcaatatgtatatatatatatataattaaaacaaatgGACAAATCACctctcctttctttcttttgatccATACGAAACATAGACACAGAAACAACATGACTTTGTAGGATACACAatttcttatataatattatatatagggcCTAGTCTTGTATGTATGAAgcaaaatatgtatttttattatttactttcATTGAAACCTGGACACACTTGAGTATCTCTTTTGTGAAAACTACAAACAACCAAGCCACAAcacctttaatatatatatatatatatatattatattagtttgataaaataaagaaacatTCAAAAAGACGACAAAAGTTGACTTCTTTTATTACCTTATTAATTGTGTTACTGCTATGGGAAAAAGAGGAACACGAATACATTCTAATGGTAACAATGAactcctttcttttcttctatTGGGAATGACGGCTAGAGACTGCTAAAgataacaattttctttttcctattCGACGGCACCAACAGGGAAAGTAAACAATGACTAGATTATGGACTAACCTGACATCTTATTAGGTTTTAGcaatattaacatttaacacCCTCCTAGTTTAAATAGATTAATGGCAGCCTCAAGCAACTTTATATAACGACAACTAATATCAAGTCGACACTAAAGGGAACACACATCACCTTAACAAACCTTAATGGTAAACATATATCGCCACTTTTAATCGCACAAAATGGGTACCCCTACCCAAATTTATCCAcctaaacaaataataattgaCATCATAATTATTCACCTAAATATAAGGTCACCTAACTCTAGGACAACATTGACTAACGGTCAAAGTCAACGAAATGAATAAAagagttcgggatgttacaccTTACCTCAAATCTTGCCTCACTCCCCCTTTTTCCCACCAAAATTCTCTTCCTTACGTGGCGCCACATGGCGGATATCCCCCACCCTTAAATATCCCACTCCTTTTAGCCTAAGGCCGGTCACTAAGCTGTGTCGACAGCCTCTTCCACGCCTCGTCGACTAGGCAAGGCTCAGGGAGGGAGTCCATCGACAGGAGCTTCCTTAGACTTGTTTCGTTTGTACGATGACCATTGACGCGGAGGAGGAGCATGGGGTGTGACCTTGTTAACgttaagttgtttttttttattcaaacgactagatttaaaaaaaaaactcctctATAAAAACCAACTTCTATTCAACCATTCTCATCTCATTCACTTCTTTTCactcatatatttttatacataacaACACACACTCCTTACATTTTCACTAAATATGTCGAGTTCTGACGAAGATTCAGTTTCATACATGAGTAAATATACAATAGATGCGGAAATGTTAAACACTTTCGTTACTTTAATCGAAGATGAAGAAGCAGAAGCAGAGAGCTCGAGAATGGCAATCAAACCAAAAATACCGAGACGAACACTAACCAGAAACCATGTGGAAGCCTCCACACTTTTATACAATCATTACTTTGCCCTGCAACCCGTTTTTCCTGCCGATTATTTTAGAAGGCGTTTTCAAATGCCGAAAGAAATGTTTCTTCGCATAGTGAAcgatatatataactttgacgTCGTACAACCATTACCGCCCCACTTTGCATTCTTCCACAATGCTCCAACCGACGCTGTGGGTCGCCCGACgttaacatttttcaaaaatgtacttTCGCTATACGCCAACTGGCTTATGGTTCTACAGCCGACCAGTTAGATGAATACCTCGAAATGGGTGCTCAAACGTCTGCCGATTCGTTGAACTCCTTCTGCAAATGTGTTGTTCAATTATATCATGCCGAGTTTTTGAGAAAACCAACACAAGAAGATGTTAACCACGTGACCGCTAAACATGAGGCGGTACACGGTTTTCAGGGTATGCTTGGAAGCGTTGATTGTACGCATTGGGCTTGGAGAAACTGCCTAACGGCATGGCAAGGCCAATACACTCGTGGTGACAAAGGACATCCGACGATTATGCTTGAAGTGGTTGCTTCTTATGATTTGTGGCTTTGGCATGCTTACTTTGGACCCGCCGGTTCGAACAATGACATCAACGTCCTTAATGAATCTGACTTGTTCGACCAGCTTCTCCAAGATAGAGCTCCTGCGGTAAATTTCACCGTTAATGGCCAACAGTTTACAAAGGGTTATTATCTAGCTGATGGTATTTATCCAGAATGGGCTAcacttgtcaagtctttcaaGTGTTCCATGGACCCTAAGACCTCTAAATTCAAACGCTTCCAAGAGTCTGCAAGAAAAGACGTGGAGCGTGCTTTTGGGGTACTTCAAGGCCGATGGAGAATCCTTCAACAGGGTGTGCGTCCATTAagtattaacaaaattaaacgcATCATGTACTCTTGTGTGTTGTTGCACAACATGGTCGTTAAATATAACGGGCGTGCAATCAGTCCTTTGGATTTGGAGGTAATTCCCGATAACCCGCCAACGCGTTCTTGGGACGAACGTGTTGACATTCAGTTACGTATGACAGGGGAGTTACGTGATAAGGGGACACACAACCGTCTAAGAGGCGCCCTAGTCGAGCACATTTGGAACTTGCCGGAAAACCAACATGAACGTTGagtgtattttgttttttctagttgtgtttttttaattaataaatgtaatgtattgtgttttttatttattaatgtagtgtgttttttttaataaatgtagtgtgcttttttaatatttaattttaaataaatgttgaattatttattttttatgtaaatataaaataaaataataaaataaaaagtgtagaaGAGGTATGGAAGAGGGGTTATAGGGAATGATTGTGGAAGAGgtggatgaagagagagaaaagctgATGTAACAGTGTGGAAGATGTGTGAAAGAGGTGGAAGAGGTTCTAGCTTAGTATAAGGCCTAATGGAATTGAATCATGAAGGTCAACACAACACAACAAATACGTTTAATGTATAGCTTTAGGTTGACGAGTGTAACCCTCTTACAACCCATCAACATgttgaatataaaaaataaaaaaaccactCGTATATGTTATGAACTCAAAATGAATAGTTCCAGATGTTACTAACTATTTTTACTTTCTCATATCTCTATCTTAAATTGCAAAGTgtctttcaaaatatttatactttGTTCATAATATTGCGTGGATCTAATCTGCACGAATATTTTCAACTTATACATTGAAGTAGGTTTTGATTAAATACGGAGAAGGGGATTTTTTTATGATCTCTCcaacttgacccctcaagttgaaactaacttgagggaatctcaaATGTTAATACGGAGTATTAGTTCAGCACTTCGATACGACTACCCTGTTTAGTAAGTTGGGGGCCTTGTTCCAGCCTAAAATACTAAACAACCTTAAACTAGATACAATAAACTTAATTCTATTTCTCCTTGTGACGTCGGCGAGCCAATATGCGGATAGTCGTAGATAGAATCGTGAATTAAATCATTCCTTTCTCCATTTTCCCTTTGTCTTCGAAAGAAAAGTTGCAAGTGGCTTGGTACGCATTCAAGACTTTATACCTATAATAATTGAACAGAttgattatttatatatctcctcttttttttttttttttaataatctaaGAAAACGTATGAACTTTTggaaattgatatttttaaattcATATAAGGATTCCTAGCTTTGGACGACAAGTAGATACGTGACAAtttttccaacctttttttttttccttcgaTGAAATTTAGGAACTATATTGTAGTTTACAACCCGTAAGCTAGCCaattaaaactatcaaaatCTTAACAAAAAGGGGTCACAGATTCAGATTCACATTCACGCTCACATGCATTCATTCAAACAGGTCCACAATGTTATCAAGAGCTCTAAATGCCAAGCCTAGAAGGAGTTTGAAATGGTAATTAAAGCATGTatcatcatgtatatatataaaagggaaACGCAGATGAAATTACTTCTTTCGTTTTACTATATCTACATTTTTCAATATCTTAATTTATGGTGGTGTATATACTTATCGTATGTACGTATACATTTATTTCTTCATCATGTTGAAAAGTCACATACAAAGGCTAGCTAGTAAATTGAACAGATTTATATCTTTCCATTCGTTCATCCattgttttaattaattgacTTTTTTATTAATGTCCGCCTTcatattatttatgtttaatttgaGGTTAACCGGccattttcatcacaaaaagAATTTGTGTAAATATGTTATTTGGTTTGGTATAGCGAAGAAAATGAGCAATCCTCGTTCTCTCTATGTGAATATGATGATATATTCATCGGCTGTGTGGATGATATGCCGGTGGTGTCATGTCACCATGACGAAGGAGATAGTCTGTGGCTATGGACAATGAAGGATGTGATGAGGGCGTCCGTTGGTGTAATGGGAGAAAGTGCATTAGGAGTAACTGAAAAGGTTGTGTTTTTAGATGGTAAGTGCCATGTTCTTAAAAGGTTTAGAACGGTTTGTGTTCAGAGGAAGGTGTTTGCACAACGTATAGCTCGATTAGCATCCCTTTGTGAACAGTGTGCTTATCTTGTTCCGCTAAATGCTTATCTTTACTCGAAAAGGTTCAAGTTTGTAGTTTGCGACTATTACCCCATGGGTAGCCTCCATGATTTGCTTCTTGGTACGTATTCATAGTTCCTTTTTTTAAGTACACAACTGTATATCATGTCAttatgatttgaaacttgaaagcaGGGATCATTATTGTAAcataaaaactaattataattagctaggcaacatatatatactatcttTGGTGTTTTGACAAGACAGGATTAAGGGTTTGTCACTATAAAATGTTATTACAggtataaaaaatgtaaaatttctAACATGAGTTGAATGTCTTTCTTGTGTATAGATATATTCTAACAAATTTCTCATGGATTCAATTTCATATATGATCTTATAGGACCAAGGAAACTTGGACACACACCTTTAACATGGAATGAAAGGTTCAAGATAATCTTCCAAATAGCAAGAGCCATTGCCTTCATTCATTCGCAACCTCGACAAGACAAAGACCTCATGGTCATCAATATCCATGGCAACCTCAAAACCTCCAATATCATGATTGATATCGATTTCAGCATTCGTATAGCTAATTACGGTTTTACCCAACTTGCAACCGAAATATGTGATGTTGATAAACAAAAAGCACAATCGCCGCCTTCCCCGTTGCCACCGGAAAACAACATAGATAAACTATTGTCACAAAAAAGTGACATATATCATTTTGGAATGATGCTTTTGGACATACTTGGAGGCCCAAATGCTTTAATTTCAACACAAAgggtttttgaaagaaaagaggATATCTTAAGTAATAAGTTTGAGTTTTTTGAGTTCCCCTACGAAGGGACGGACAAAATGCAAATTTTCAAGGTTTTCGACATTGCCATGGCATGTGTGCATAGGTTACCTCAAGTTCGTCCTACTATAGAAAACATACTGTTATATTTATGCAAGTAATAACAAGAACAAAATTTCTCTAAATCATTCTCATCTTGTTAATTAGAACTAGATTTTATGTTGTTGAATTGTATTTCGTACTACTTTTCTACTTAAATTAGAAAGTTAAAGGGTGCATGTAAGAGTAAAATGTACTCGTATATAATTAGAGGTTTAAGTTTCTTTGAACTTTCTCATTTGTAGTAATAAGccttttacaataataataatcttacaACATAAGATATTTTTTCTCTCCATCTATATATCATCTCCAACTATGGGTGTTACCGAGCCGAGCCGAGCCCGAACTCGACTCGAAGAAAAACTGGTAGGATCGAGCTCGACTCGAAGAAAAATTGGTaggctcgagctcggctcgataGCTCAACGAGCTTTCAGTATgtaggctcgagctcgacttgGTATAGTAAAATATGGCTTGAGTTCGGCTCAAAAAAGGCCCGACCTTAGCTTGTTATGTCAATAAATATGGTTCGAGCTCAGCTCGAAACTCTAAAAGCTCGAAAAATTTGACGGGACTTGACTATTAAAGTATcatagatacatataaataaataatatattaaaagctCGATAAGTACTCGACCCGAGCTATGTAAAACCCGAGCTCGAAAAATTacaatatttacacacttatacatgtgaaaaagaaaaattcacactttcaagtgtgtaaaaatatatcaattgttcacacttaagagtgtgaaagttaatttgtgACACCTATTTACTTCACACATGGAGAATGTGAAGAAATTATGCTTTACAAATCagctttcacacttttaagtgttaacattttttttttttacatttataaatgtgaaaaaattataacttttgaaatatattaacacatttaaatgtaactttttttctacacatttttatgtgaacaaataacaattttgtttttagtgttTTAGGATTAATTAATTGTGAGTTTTGGTGAAATGCGTGAAATGTAGGTTGGAGATAGGGTTGTCAACGAGCCGAGCTTTTATCGAGCAACTTGAGTTCGACTCGATCGAGTCGAACTATTATCGAACTCAAGCTCGAGCCCGAGCCATAAAATCAAGCTCGAAATAATTATCgaggtttaatttttttttcacacttttaaatgtcaattatttatacacacttttaaatgtaattaaattaacataatttttcacattttttaaatatataaaaaaataagtgtaaagaaataacatatttattgtAGTGAAATCACCATTCACAATTAAGCTAGTATTTATTCGTTTCACATCTACAAAATATTTAAGTTAAATTCAAATTTGTTGCATAGgtttttcttttgtaaaaaaGTAACGAACCATCTTAATTACAAATAGCTAAGCAAAAATTTATTATGGCATAGTTGAAATATAATCGCTTAAAAGGATAATCAAATATGCTAAAACAGCTTAAATTTAAATCAGTCATCCCCGATAACAACTGACGACAAATGTgtgttttacacttttattacGCAATAGTAGGCAATATAACCCGAATCTCTGAGTTTAGAGAAAGATGTATCAATCCTaacaagtattaaatatttaaattaattaattaaatccttTATTATGACAAACCAATATGAATAGTAATGTATACTGTATAAGTTTATGACAAACCAATGTGAACAGTACTATATAAGTTTAAGAGCATAATGCACAAGGTACCCTTAAACCATTTAAACTTTTGTTATATTTGAAAGCTtaacacttatatatattagattggGACCAATCTAGCTAATAAATTATATACCTACTTATGTATTTATTGGTCAATTCTTTAGGGCCGAGTTCTTATATTTTACacctattttatttttggtttaagTGTGTGCGTATTTGAGCGTGCTCGAGGTATTGCGCATTTGTCAATATGTAATtgcttttgtttatatatatatatatatataggtaatttttgtactttttggaAGTTTACCTGTCTATAATATTGCATTTGTGGAATTGTCTTTAATAAAAGAAACCGATACATGTGATAACAATTATTTCGGCGCCACAATGCGGGTTCCTAGCTAGCTACGAATAATTTGAAGGATGATAAAGACCGCCGCCAATTAATTAacatccaataaaaaaaaaaattcaaccgATCGATCGAATTGAACTAATCCTGTCTATGTGCAATATAACGTGCCATATGGTACAATGGCGCAGCCCGGTCAGTGTTGAAAAAATCAAGCTCAGCCAAAGCCTTTTCCAGCAGCTCTCGGGCATATTCTTTAGCCCCCTCCAATCCCATCAGTTTCGGGTACGTCGATTTATCAAGCAACAAATCCGTGTCTACATCCAATATATCATCCACCACTTGGAACAACAACCCGATACACCGCGCGTATCTCCTCATCCTTTCGACTTGTAACGCCGTTCCCCCTCCCAATATCGCCCCGCCGACTACTGAGGCCTCTATCAGCATGCCTGTCTTGCGGACGTGAATGTATTCCAGTTCATCCAATGTGATACCTTGCTTACCTTCACTGTGAAGGTCGACTATTTGACCTGCTATAAGGCCCACAGACCCAACCGCTGACCCTAACTCACTTATTGCCTGAATCACCTTAACAGGTTCAACTCCTGTGGTCTTGGTGGCCAGATGTTCAAACGCTAGCGAAAGCATAGCGTCCCCGGCTAGAATCGTGGTGCCGTCACCGAATATTTTGTGGTTTGTAGGCTTCCCTCGTCGAAGATCGTCATTATCCAAGCACGGGAGATCGTCATGCATAAGTGACATGGTATGGACCATTTCGAGAGCGGAAGCCATTGGCATTGCGGAAACCTCCATCCCACCAACTAGCTCACACGAGGCAAGACATAAGATGGGTCGTACGCGTTTCCCTCCCGCCAGCAACGAATACCTCATTGCTTCGTGCGCTTTCAATGGTTCTTGTAACGGCACGGCTTCATCCAAAGCTTGGTTCACGAGATTTGCCTTTTCCGTCATATAAGTATCAAAATCAAACTCTTTGAAGTAGATCGGATTTCTTTCGGATTTAATTGTTTGGAGTGTTGTTCTTTGGTGCTCAgcaattgaagaagaagaagaagtgggTGTGACATGATTAGGATGTTGTGTTGCATGGATTCTAATGGGTATTCTTTGTTTGATTAATTGGGTAGAGTAGTTTTTTTGGGGTTTAATAATGCACATGTTTTTATGGTAAAATGAGTTTTCCTTGAAGGAAACGGGAGAAGAAATCAAAGCCATTTGAAATGGTGTTTTGATAATATAGTACGTATAGGTGGATGTTTTAATCGATCTATTTGTGAGTGAGTATTTTGCTACTTGTGGTGTTttctccttatatatataggaatataTATGAAGGTACGTTGATTTTGTTAAGTACGAATATTAAATACAGTTAAAGATATAACGACCATTGCTTTCCAATCTTGCATGctacttttaataatttaaaaatcattaGTTTCCCCATATTGACTTTAAGATCAAATTGTATCAACTACTTTGATAAATGACGTCGCAATCGTATTACAGATCAAATAATACACATGAGAAATGTGGCTGCTTTATATTTCAAGTGTGAGCAATTACACCTTGATTGcgtcaaataacaaaaaaatttataagacAACCAATTAAAAACTATTCTCTTATATATCATTACTAGCGAATTTATctgggttcaacccggacattttaattaaaattataaaactaaaaaatatgcaaGTAATTTTTAGAGATAGTGAATTGAAtaacacaatatttatatattgataaagtacctattgcattaacaaaacatgaaatgatattatatattatataaaataattttctttgtttgtaagtAAAaggttaataactttaaataagcatttagtgacctatttttaattaaaaatagtgtaaattatttatgacatcataattaaaataaagaactTTTAAGTAAGTTGTAGACTTAATTGCCACATcatattttatctaaaaatacttttgaaagacaattgtcttttactTATTATAGcgatataataaatattaaaaaataaatacgtAAGAATTTCTATACTTAAGTTTAGCTAGGTACATACGATCACACCTTCACAAagtttatcatatcaaatatatctttatttacAGGCAATACTACACGCTTAAAAATTTACATGCAATATCAAGATTTTAATATGTTAAAACCATAATAAAAAGATGAGAAGTTGGTAATGATAATTGATATAGATGGATGAGAAGGAGATTTGATATatttaggtaaaaaaaattttgtaacCTGCTATATATAACTAGTGAGCGGGTGTCACATTCTACCTAGGCAGAAGTATGCGGAATGTGACGTACCTAAATCGCAATCACACCTCATATCCAACAAGGCTGGAAATTATTTTTTAACCTTTGGTAGATCTGGAAATAAGCTATCTActtttggtaggggtaagactttCTATATTTCAACTTCCTctatacaccgtcgaagactgTATTGGACCCAAATCACATAGAAAATGGTATTGGAGTTACTTATACTTTAATTTTCTAAATGAGATGTTTAATATATCATTGATATTATTTCATTGTATTTTTACAAAAGATGATATGAGTTTCACAATGAAAAGTTCAATGTCCAAAAAACCTATAGGTTATATCCCAAATCTCCTCGTTACTAATATTTTGCAAGAGTAAATTCACGGATCATCCATGTGGTTTCACCGAGCATCTATAAACAAGTCTAGTTACATGGCCATCCCTGTGTTATgcatttattttagttaaacgGAGTTAATTGTTAATAACCCCATGTGCATCTCACATGAGGACACTTGTGTCTTTTCTCCATCTTCAATCTAACGGAGGTGTTTGAAGTTTTGGTGTCTTACTGATGAATTTAATTTGATATCTTTGATCTTTTCTATATAAATTTAACtctaaatttaatttaacttaTGTTGCATATGGATGCTGGTTTTAAATTTATCTGTTGCCTTTGGATGTTTCTACAATTGCAGTTACTTTTGAATAATATGTTGGTCTAATTTACCGAggtttgcatttttttttttccaagaaAAGGTGTTCAACTAGTTAGTTTAGAGTGtttgcagttttttttttttttaattttttaaattgagtGTTTGAAGCTAAAAGCTATTTCGTCTATAATATTTGTGTAGCATTTGATTTAACTCATAGGTTAGGCTGTTTACGTCTAGGATTGATTTCAGAAATGGTTGGAAATATTCGTTGAGATATCCTGATTAAACCGTATAATACATGTCAATAAGACTCGTCATTTCAgttaaaacaaacataaaaacctTTTCCGTTTGTCCATTTACCTtactaatttaataaagtatatatataaaaaaaaatcgcacatacttgttttatataattaaagttATTAATTTTAACTTGTACGCTTATTAGCAATAATGTTTTTAAGGACGACGATAGGTTGCATTTCATCAAAAAGCGTCATATCTAAGAAATTAACGATAGTAAttaacacaatcaattaataaCGCTCAAAGTGTTTTgcgatttacatatatatatatatatatatatatttacataaaatcTGTAGTAtgttaatgttttgaaaaaggTCCGGATCATGCATTATGGCTATATCTAgatttgtattttgtatttataaatgTACTTTTTAGTAACTAGCGATCGACTTGCTAGTTAATTATTCTAATAAAAATCCTTCGTTGTAAAACTTTTttacaaaacatcattttatcAACGTATGGTTATAGCAAATAGGTACAAATAATTAAGCCTTGCCTTGAAAAGTGTACATACTACTATACCATGTAAACCAGAAAAGAGGAACGTGAAAGGGAGTGTGGTTTGCAGATTCCAGGTATGTTCAATCAGCGTGTATTAATTGTTTGTATATGATTGGATTTA includes these proteins:
- the LOC122580343 gene encoding geranylgeranyl pyrophosphate synthase 7, chloroplastic-like; translation: MALISSPVSFKENSFYHKNMCIIKPQKNYSTQLIKQRIPIRIHATQHPNHVTPTSSSSSIAEHQRTTLQTIKSERNPIYFKEFDFDTYMTEKANLVNQALDEAVPLQEPLKAHEAMRYSLLAGGKRVRPILCLASCELVGGMEVSAMPMASALEMVHTMSLMHDDLPCLDNDDLRRGKPTNHKIFGDGTTILAGDAMLSLAFEHLATKTTGVEPVKVIQAISELGSAVGSVGLIAGQIVDLHSEGKQGITLDELEYIHVRKTGMLIEASVVGGAILGGGTALQVERMRRYARCIGLLFQVVDDILDVDTDLLLDKSTYPKLMGLEGAKEYARELLEKALAELDFFNTDRAAPLYHMARYIAHRQD
- the LOC122611023 gene encoding protein ALP1-like, encoding MGAQTSADSLNSFCKCVVQLYHAEFLRKPTQEDVNHVTAKHEAVHGFQGMLGSVDCTHWAWRNCLTAWQGQYTRGDKGHPTIMLEVVASYDLWLWHAYFGPAGSNNDINVLNESDLFDQLLQDRAPAVNFTVNGQQFTKGYYLADGIYPEWATLVKSFKCSMDPKTSKFKRFQESARKDVERAFGVLQGRWRILQQGVRPLSINKIKRIMYSCVLLHNMVVKYNGRAISPLDLEVIPDNPPTRSWDERVDIQLRMTGELRDKGTHNRLRGALVEHIWNLPENQHER
- the LOC122609696 gene encoding probable inactive receptor kinase At2g26730 — translated: MPVVSCHHDEGDSLWLWTMKDVMRASVGVMGESALGVTEKVVFLDGKCHVLKRFRTVCVQRKVFAQRIARLASLCEQCAYLVPLNAYLYSKRFKFVVCDYYPMGSLHDLLLGPRKLGHTPLTWNERFKIIFQIARAIAFIHSQPRQDKDLMVINIHGNLKTSNIMIDIDFSIRIANYGFTQLATEICDVDKQKAQSPPSPLPPENNIDKLLSQKSDIYHFGMMLLDILGGPNALISTQRVFERKEDILSNKFEFFEFPYEGTDKMQIFKVFDIAMACVHRLPQVRPTIENILLYLCK